AGATCATCCTCGACGAAAGCGGCTACACCGCGATGTGGCAGGCGGACCGCACCGCCGAAGCCGCCGGGCCGCCTCGAAAACCTCTCAGAACTCGTCCGCGCGATGGAGGAGTATGAAACGCTCGGCGCGTTCCTCGAACATGTCAGCCTCGTCATGGATAACGAGAATAACGCCGACGAGCCCAAGGTCACGATCATGACCATCCACGCGGCCAAGGGGCTGGAATTCGACACCGTCTTCCTCGCCGGGTGGAGGAAGGCCTGTTTCCCAGCCAGCGCGCGCTCGACGAAGGCGGCCTCGCCAGCCTCGAGGAGGAACGCCGCCTCGCCTATGTCGCGATCACCCGCGCCCGCCGCCAGGCGACGATCCTCCACGCCGCCAACCGCCGCATCTACGGCCAATGGACCAGCTCCATCCCCAGCCGCTTCGTCGGCGAGCTACCCAAGGCGCATGTCGACGAGGAATCGACCCTATCCGGCGGCGCGAGCCTGTGGCGCGCCAACTGGAGCGAACACGCCGACCCTTCGCTGACGTAGGCCGAGGCACCGGGCCGCGGCCCCGGCTGGCAACGCGCCGCCGCCCCAGCTCCAGCTTCACCACCGCCCCCAAACGCGTCGTCGAAAACCGCGGTAGCGCGGTGAGCCTCGGCAACAAGGGCCGCGACGACCTCTCGCTCGGCATGCGCGTTTTCCATCAGAAATTCGGCTATGGCGAAATCGTCGAGATCGAAGGCAACAAGCTGGAGATCGAGTTCGAGGCCGCCGGGCGGAAGCGGGTGATGGATAGTTTTGTGAGTTTAGGGTGAACTATGCCCGAAGAACAGTATCTTGTCCGACCAGATTTATCCGCCCTGCCTTACCCTGATCCCGATAAATTCTACCAATTTTGGCGACATCCGTAGATTTGATAAGCCCCTTCTCTCGAAGACTGCGCAATAAGGCTTCAACTCTTTTTTAGGAAATGTGCCAGTCACATTGGATAGCCGTTCAAGCAGAAAGAAGCGCTGTGCAATATCCAGCGGCTTGCTCAGTTCATGTTGAGGAAAAAAATGCCTGATCGCAGCCGGAAGGCCAATAACACCTCGCTCATATCTCCAGAACAGAGATACAAATCTAGAATTGCGGACTTTGAGAACATCCTGTTGACCCAAGGCGCAATTATCCATTTCAACTATTTTACGCGATATAGGCCGCTCTATCGACTTGAGAAAATTAGATCGTACAAGTTGATGATGAATTGTCGATGCACCACTCCGAGTCCCATAACGCACTCTGCGATATAGAGCAGCAGCAGCAGCTTTGATACTGTTTCCATTATGCTCAAAGTGCCTCTTATCCTCGATGAAAACTAGCATCGCATGGTATTTTGTTAAATCGATTCCCAACCGACCCGCTTCGAAAACGGACAATCTCATGCGATACAGCACATGGCCAATTCGCTCCTTCAGACGAGAGCCAACCAGCCACGCTACCTTTCTACCAAGATAAAGCCGAGTATTCTCGTAATCTTCGCGGAGCGACCATCGATACAATGTGAGCAACAGCACTAATGTGAAGCTAGCCAACGCCGCCGCGACCTTCGTTTCTGAAACAAGCACCTGCCCCCCTAGGGTCGGGACTCATAACCACCATGTGACGGCTGCGGCGAGGTAGATGGCGCTGAGGAAGTTGGTGGCGAGCTTGTCGTAGCGGGTGGCGATGCGGCGATAATCCTTGAGGCGGCAGAACATGCGCTCGACGGCGTTGCGGCCCTTGTAGAGCGTCTTGGAGAAGCAGCTTTTCCAGCGGCGGTTCGTCTTGGAGGGGATGTTCGGAACGGCACCCTGCCGCTCGATCAGGTCGCGGATCGCATTGCTGTCGTAAGCCTTGTCCGCGAGCACGATGGTGCGCGGCGCGAGATCATCGAGCAACACATCGGCTGCGCGGCAGTCGGCGACCTGGCCACCGGTCAGCAGGAAGCGGAGCGGCCGACCTTCGCCGTCGGTGAGCGCGTGGAGCTTGCTGTTGCGGCCGCCCCGGCTGATCCCGATCGCCTGGACGAGCGCCCCCTTTTCCACCGCCCGCGGAGCGGTGCGCCTTCATATGCGTGCTGTCGATCAGGACCTCGGCGGGCGGCCCGCCTGCTGCCGCGAGCGTGACGAACAGCTCCTGCCACACACCCTTTGCCGCCCAGCGCACGAACCGGTTGTAGAGCGTCTTCCTCGGCCCGTAGCAGGCCGGCGCGTCGACCCAGCGCCCGCCCGACTTCACCACATGAATGATGCCGCTGATCACCCGCCGATCATCGACCCGCGCCACACCGCGCACCTTGTCCGGCAGCAGCGGACGCAGCCGCTCGAACTGGGCTTCACTCAACCAAAACTCGCTCAAATCCACGCTCCTGCTGGCGCAGCGCATGAATCACATCCCAGCCGCCAAGGGAATCCCGTTTATGGGTCCCGACCCTAGGGTCGGGACTCATAACCACCATGTGACGGCTGCGGCGAGGTAGATGGCGCTGAGGAAGTTGGTGGCGAGCTTGTCGTAGCGGGTGGCGATGCGGCGATAATCCTTGAGGCGGCAGAACATGCGCTCGACGGCGTTGCGGCCCTTGTAGAGCGTCTTGGAGGAAGCAGCTTTTCCAGCGGCGGTTCGTCTTGGAGGGGATGTTCGAACGGCACCCTGCCGCTCGATCAGGTCGCGGATCGCATTGCTGTCGTAAGCCTTGTCCGCGAGCACGATGGTGCGCGGCGCGAGATCATCGAGCAACACATCGGCTGCGCGGCAGTCGGCGACCTGGCCACCGGTCAGCAGGAAGCGGAGCGGCCGACCTTCGCCGTCGGTGAGCGCGTGGAGCTTGCTGTTGCGGCCGCCCCGGCTGATCCCGATCGCCTGGACGAGCGCCCCCTTTCCACCGCCCGCGGAGCGGTGCGCCTTCATATGCGTGCTGTCGATCAGGACCTCGGCGGGCGGCCCGCCTGCTGCCGCGAGCGTGACGAACAGCTCCTGCCA
The genomic region above belongs to Sphingomonas sp. J315 and contains:
- a CDS encoding transglycosylase domain-containing protein encodes the protein MLVSETKVAAALASFTLVLLLTLYRWSLREDYENTRLYLGRKVAWLVGSRLKERIGHVLYRMRLSVFEAGRLGIDLTKYHAMLVFIEDKRHFEHNGNSIKAAAAALYRRVRYGTRSGASTIHHQLVRSNFLKSIERPISRKIVEMDNCALGQQDVLKVRNSRFVSLFWRYERGVIGLPAAIRHFFPQHELSKPLDIAQRFFLLERLSNVTGTFPKKELKPYCAVFERRGLSNLRMSPKLVEFIGIRVRQGG
- a CDS encoding IS5 family transposase (programmed frameshift); translation: MRCASRSVDLSEFWLSEAQFERLRPLLPDKVRGVARVDDRRVISGIIHVVKSGGRWVDAPACYGPRKTLYNRFVRWAAKGVWQELFVTLAAAGGPPAEVLIDSTHMKAHRSAGGGKGGARPQAIGISRGGRNSKLHALTDGEGRPLRFLLTGGQVADCRAADVLLDDLAPRTIVLADKAYDSNAIRDLIERQGAVPNIPSKTNRRWKSCFSKTLYKGRNAVERMFCRLKDYRRIATRYDKLATNFLSAIYLAAAVTWWL
- a CDS encoding IS5 family transposase, which codes for MRCASRSVDLSEFWLSEAQFERLRPLLPDKVRGVARVDDRRVISGIIHVVKSGGRWVDAPACYGPRKTLYNRFVRWAAKGVWQELFVTLAAAGGPPAEVLIDSTHMKAHRSAGGGKGALVQAIGISRGGRNSKLHALTDGEGRPLRFLLTGGQVADCRAADVLLDDLAPRTIVLADKAYDSNAIRDLIERQGAVRTSPPRRTAAGKAASSKTLYKGRNAVERMFCRLKDYRRIATRYDKLATNFLSAIYLAAAVTWWL